The Thermobifida halotolerans sequence AGCGCCGCGGTTGGGCCGGGCGTGGTCCGGACGCGGCGTCGTGCCGTCTCCGGTGCCGGTTGCGGACCGGGAGCCGTCCGGGTGAGGGGCGGCACAGCAGTGCGGTGCGGGTCGGGGTGGTGACCCGGTCGTGGATCTCGACGGGGAGGGTCGGCACTCCCCGTATCCGGGCCAGGACGAGGAACGGCAGGGTGTCGCGTGCGCCGGTGGAGACGACCACGGCGGGGCGGTACCGGCTGAACAGGCGGATCGCCGTGAGGGTGTTGCGGAACAGGGCGGTGGCGCGCCGGAGGAGGGGGTGGCGCGGCCGGGCGTCCGGTTCGGGGGGTTGCCGGGCGGCCAGGTCGGCGGTGCGCAGGGTGATCCAGAACCGTTCGTGTCCGTGCCACCAGGGGCGCGGGGGCCACAGTTGGGCGAGGTGCCCGCCGTTGGCGGCCACGAGCAGGACGGGTGAAGAGGTCATGGCCCAATAATTACATGACTCAGGGTTATGTAGCCATTACCTGAAGTGATAGTGCGCTGGTTGCGGGGTTATGGCCGGTTTGTTTCCGTGGTGTGTTCGGGAGGCGCATACCGTGGTGGCATGCGTCTGACCGTTTTCACCGACCTGTCGCTGCGTATCGTGATGCGATTGGCCGTCGCCGAGGAGGAGGCGCTCACCACGCGCTCGGTGGCCGCGATGATGGCCGTTCCCTACACGCACGCGGCCAAGGCCGTGGCGCGGCTCAGTGAGATGGGTCTGGTGGAGGCGCGGCGGGGGCGCGGCGGCGGACTGCGGCTCACCCGGGCGGGGTTCTCGGCGACCGTCGGCTCGATCGTCCGGGAGTTGGAGGGCGCGGGGGACGTCGTGGGGTGCGAGGACGATCCGCCCTGTCCGCTGCGGGAGGCCTGTCGGCTGCGCGGCGAGCTGCGTCGGGCGCAGGAGGCGTTCTTCGCGGCACTGGACGAGGTGACCGTCGAGTCGCTTGTGGCGAGTCCCACAGGGAAGATTCTGGTGGCGCTCCAGCCTCCCGAGCAGACGCCGTAGACCTGCTCCGACCTGCACAGGTGGTGCCCCGGTGATTCCTGGGGGGTGGATGGGGGAGTGGAGGCGCGCTCTTTAATATGCATCTGAGATGCAAATTAAAGGGTCCTCGAACTCCCCAACCCCTGGAGGGCGCATGCTGTCACCGCAGTCCGCCGAGATCGTCCGTGCCACGCTCCCGGTCGTGGGAGCCCACCTCGACCAGATCACCGCCCGTTTCTACGCGACGATGTTCGCGGACCGTCCCGAACTGCTCGACGGTCTGTTCAACCGGGCCAACCAGGCCAACGGGGAGCAGCGCAGGGCACTCGCCGGGTCCATCGCCGGATTCGCCACCGCGCTGCTGGACCGTCCCGACGAGCGCCCCGACGCCATGCTGGCGCGGATCGCCCACAAGCACGCCGCCGTCGGGGTCACCGAGGACCAGTACGTCGTCGTACACAAGTACCTGTTCGGCGCGATCGCCGACGTCCTGGGCGAGGCCGTCACCCCCGAGGTCGCCGCTGCCTGGGACGAGGTGTACTGGCTGATGGGCGGCGCGCTGATCGCGATGGAGGCCCGGATCTACGCCGAGAAGGGCGCCGTCAACGGCCGCACCTGGCGGGAGTGGACGATCGTGGACCGCCGCGAGGAGACCCCCGACGTGGTGTCGCTCACCCTGCGGCCCGACGACGACGCACCCCTCCCCGAGGTCCGGCCCGGACAGTACGTCAGCGTCCGCATGCGCATGCCCGACGGAGTCCACCAGCTCCGCCAGTACTCCGTCTCCGGCGGAGACGAGCGGAGCAGGCGGATCACCGTCAAGCGGGTCCGCGGCGGCAGGGGAGCCCCCGACGGGGAGATGTCCACCCTGCTGCACGCCGACGCCCGCGTGGGCGACCGCCTCACCGTCTCCGCGCCCTTCGGCGACGTGGTCCTCACCGACGGCGACCGGCCGCTCGTGCTCGTCTCGGCGGGCATCGGCTGCACCCCCATCGTCGGCATGCTGCACCACCTCGCCGCCACCGGTGCCACCCGCCGGGTCCTGGCGCTGCACGCCGACCGCTCCCGCGACGCCCACGCGCTGCGCGAGGAGACCGCGGAGCTGGTCGACGCGCTGCCGCGGGCAGAGCGGATCGTCTGGTACGAGGAGGGCGACGGCGGCCGGACCGGCCGGATGGACCTGGGCGACGTCGAGATCCCCGCCGACGCCGAGGTCTACCTGTGCGGCCCGGTGCCCTTCATGCGCGACGCCCGCGCCCAGATCCTGGCCGCGGGTGTTTCCGCCAGGGCGGTCCACTACGAGGTGTTCGGCCCCGACCTGTGGCTCCCGGAGAGCTGACCACCCCGGCGAATCGCTCCGCCGCGGCCCGCGCCGGCTGACCGGCGCGGGCCGCCGCCGTCGAATCAGTCCCCGCCGCCGCCGTCTCCGCCGCCCCAGTCGAAGTCCCAGCCCCCGGAGTCGCCGATCTCCGCGCCCTCGCGTCCGTTCCGGCCCCTGCGGCGCTTCTTCCCGCCGATCGGCAGCAGGAGAACCACGGCGAAGAGGACGACGAAGACCACCGGAGCCACCAGCAGGATGTCCATCCGGACTCCTTTCCACCCGTCAGCGACGGCCCCGGCCGCTCATCCCGGTGGAGCCGTGCCGGACACCGCCCGGACGAGTGCAGGGGACCCGCGGAAACCGGTAGAAGTGTGGAGAACCCGAGAAAATCAGCCCTGCGGTCGCTTCCGGCCGGGCTCGAAGATCGCCTCCACCAGCTCCGAGCACCACCTCAGCAGTTCCCGGTCGCGCAACTGCTTCCCGCCGATGCCTCCGGCCTTGGGGACCGGCACCAGCAGGGTGTGGGTGGCGTTCTTGAGGATCGACTTGGGGTAGAGCCGACGCAGCCGCAACTGCTGGGACTCGCGCAGCTCCACCGGGGCGAACCGGACCTGGCTGCCCTGCAGGACCACGTCGGTGAGTCCGGCACTCCTGGCCAGCACCCGGAACCGCGCCACCGCAAACAGGTTGTCGACCGGCTGCGGCGGCTCGCCGTAGCGGTCGACCAGCTCCTCGCGGACCGCGGCGATGTCGTCCTCGCCCGCGACCTCGGAGATCCTGCGGTAGGCCTCCAGCCGCAGCCGCTCCCCCGGCACGTAGTCGTGCGGGATGTGCGCGTCGATGGGCAGCTCGACCCTGGTCTCGACCTCCTCGGCCGCGTCCTGGCCGCCCTTCAGCTCGCGCACCGCCTCGCCGACCATGCGCACGTACAGGTCGAAGCCCACGCCCGCGATGCTGCCGGACTGCTCGGTGCCCAGGATGTTGCCCGCGCCCCGGATCTCCAGGTCCTTCATCGCCACGTACATGCCCGCGCCGGTCTCGGTGTGCTGGGCGACCGTGGCCAGCCGCTCGTGGGCGGTCTCGCTGAGCGGCTT is a genomic window containing:
- a CDS encoding globin domain-containing protein; this encodes MLSPQSAEIVRATLPVVGAHLDQITARFYATMFADRPELLDGLFNRANQANGEQRRALAGSIAGFATALLDRPDERPDAMLARIAHKHAAVGVTEDQYVVVHKYLFGAIADVLGEAVTPEVAAAWDEVYWLMGGALIAMEARIYAEKGAVNGRTWREWTIVDRREETPDVVSLTLRPDDDAPLPEVRPGQYVSVRMRMPDGVHQLRQYSVSGGDERSRRITVKRVRGGRGAPDGEMSTLLHADARVGDRLTVSAPFGDVVLTDGDRPLVLVSAGIGCTPIVGMLHHLAATGATRRVLALHADRSRDAHALREETAELVDALPRAERIVWYEEGDGGRTGRMDLGDVEIPADAEVYLCGPVPFMRDARAQILAAGVSARAVHYEVFGPDLWLPES
- a CDS encoding Rrf2 family transcriptional regulator, with product MRLTVFTDLSLRIVMRLAVAEEEALTTRSVAAMMAVPYTHAAKAVARLSEMGLVEARRGRGGGLRLTRAGFSATVGSIVRELEGAGDVVGCEDDPPCPLREACRLRGELRRAQEAFFAALDEVTVESLVASPTGKILVALQPPEQTP